From a single Microbacterium murale genomic region:
- a CDS encoding universal stress protein produces MTDATSSPSDETAQNAALQKAVIVGMQPGQAVHVLQEAARYASLLSVPLVVAHVDVTRFVTYEDPDGYVHSAPIDLNLEAGVAEFEEVQAAAAAELDGKGLTWTARQLVGDPALAIKQLANKIDAQLIVVGTRKRGLGESIREFFTGSVAARLAHRQHRSVLVVPLEESVPDDQPEIWTE; encoded by the coding sequence ATGACTGATGCAACCTCCTCCCCGTCCGACGAAACGGCCCAGAACGCCGCGTTGCAGAAGGCCGTGATCGTCGGCATGCAGCCGGGTCAGGCCGTCCACGTACTGCAGGAGGCCGCGCGCTATGCGAGCCTGCTGAGCGTCCCTCTCGTGGTCGCGCATGTGGACGTCACTCGGTTCGTCACATATGAAGACCCGGACGGCTACGTGCATTCGGCGCCGATCGATCTCAATCTCGAGGCCGGTGTCGCGGAATTCGAAGAGGTCCAGGCCGCCGCAGCCGCTGAACTCGACGGCAAAGGCCTCACCTGGACCGCGCGCCAGCTCGTCGGTGACCCTGCGCTCGCGATCAAGCAGCTCGCGAACAAGATCGACGCGCAGCTCATCGTCGTCGGCACGCGCAAGCGTGGACTCGGCGAGTCGATCCGCGAGTTCTTCACCGGGTCTGTCGCCGCTCGCCTCGCCCACCGGCAGCACCGTTCGGTTCTCGTCGTTCCGCTCGAGGAGTCAGTCCCGGACGATCAGCCCGAGATCTGGACCGAGTAG
- a CDS encoding PadR family transcriptional regulator: protein MTPAVFSHGDLRLYLLSLLAEAPQHGYGIIQALTDRTGGTYTPSAGTIYPRLAKLEEEGLVSKTVDGRTTIYAITDAGRAELAGREGDLAGIESGLADSVRLIANEVRQSVQDAMKSLRADLAAAANDERTSAKGRTRSTASPMPDERVTSREELHRADASINAFRARVRTDLRTHVARGGTLQGSVVTDLEASLDAAARAITRALTPPSP, encoded by the coding sequence ATGACCCCCGCTGTCTTCTCGCACGGCGATCTGCGCTTGTACCTGCTCTCGCTGCTGGCCGAGGCCCCTCAGCACGGCTACGGCATCATCCAGGCACTCACCGACCGCACCGGCGGCACGTACACGCCGAGCGCCGGCACGATCTACCCACGGCTCGCGAAGCTCGAAGAAGAGGGCTTGGTCTCCAAGACGGTAGACGGACGCACCACGATCTATGCGATCACGGATGCCGGACGCGCCGAGTTGGCCGGGCGCGAGGGCGACCTCGCCGGCATCGAGTCCGGTCTTGCCGACTCGGTGCGCCTGATCGCGAACGAAGTGCGCCAGAGCGTCCAGGACGCCATGAAGAGCCTTCGCGCCGATCTCGCCGCAGCAGCCAACGACGAGCGGACGTCCGCCAAGGGCCGCACTCGCTCGACGGCATCACCGATGCCGGACGAGCGGGTGACCAGCCGTGAAGAGCTGCATCGCGCAGACGCCTCGATCAATGCGTTCCGCGCGCGCGTGCGCACCGATCTTCGCACGCATGTCGCCCGAGGGGGCACGTTGCAAGGATCCGTGGTCACCGACCTGGAAGCCTCACTGGATGCCGCGGCTCGCGCCATCACGCGTGCTCTGACCCCGCCCAGCCCCTGA
- a CDS encoding DUF4097 family beta strand repeat-containing protein, whose product MTEKWLIAPGEERVIDIAQATRLKVGLVGGQVDVIAHDEPGIRIEVHGVTIKDLRIESDGNEIEIDHPQLGWDNFLEVFRNFGSGGPRAEVSVAVPRSIALNLGVVSAGALISGLTNDARLNTVSGDIIVDTHTGDLTVNSVSGDVQVRGLTGSANANSVSGDVAITGSVRRATVDTVSGAILVDAAGAVNTINLNTVAGNSTIRLEETLPANYVARSMSGRMLIDGIDRGNTGPTNYTGSTGELAGSFVDVRTNSVSGDITVLRQPVITVADDEEWDS is encoded by the coding sequence ATGACCGAGAAGTGGCTCATCGCCCCCGGCGAGGAACGCGTCATCGACATCGCTCAGGCGACCCGACTCAAGGTCGGACTCGTCGGCGGACAGGTGGACGTCATCGCCCACGACGAACCCGGCATCCGCATCGAGGTGCACGGTGTCACCATCAAAGATCTCCGGATCGAATCCGACGGCAACGAGATCGAGATCGACCACCCGCAGCTGGGATGGGACAACTTCCTCGAGGTGTTCCGCAACTTCGGCTCCGGTGGCCCGCGCGCGGAGGTCAGCGTCGCCGTCCCCCGCAGCATCGCACTCAACCTCGGCGTCGTCAGCGCCGGCGCGCTCATCTCGGGTCTCACCAACGATGCCCGGCTGAACACCGTCTCCGGCGACATCATCGTCGACACTCACACGGGCGATCTGACCGTGAACTCGGTGTCCGGCGACGTGCAGGTGCGCGGCCTCACCGGCTCCGCCAACGCGAACAGCGTCTCCGGCGACGTGGCGATCACCGGCTCGGTGCGCAGGGCGACTGTCGACACCGTCTCCGGCGCGATCCTGGTGGATGCCGCCGGCGCTGTGAACACCATCAACCTCAACACCGTCGCCGGCAACAGCACGATCCGCCTCGAGGAGACGCTGCCCGCCAACTACGTGGCGCGCTCCATGAGCGGTCGGATGCTGATCGATGGCATCGATCGAGGAAACACCGGCCCCACCAACTACACGGGCTCGACCGGCGAACTCGCAGGATCGTTCGTCGACGTGCGCACCAATTCCGTATCGGGAGACATCACCGTGCTGCGTCAGCCCGTCATCACTGTGGCAGATGACGAGGAGTGGGACTCATGA
- a CDS encoding MerR family transcriptional regulator codes for MDAQDWSIQEIARHAGTTSRTLRHYDDIDLLTPSRIAHNGYRHYDQAALVRLQRILLLRELGLGLPQIAEALEASADKGAEAEASALESHLVYLREEQSRLARQIASVENTINALKGGGTLMAENMFDGFDHTQYKEEVEDRWGKKAYADSDSWWRGLTEAERAEWQQLVSDLGRDWIAAAESGVEPGSDEAQAVAKRHVDWLTGVPGTPASVPGGDVRGYVIGLGEMYVADPRFGANYATSDGGTRGAEFVRDALRIYAEANL; via the coding sequence GTGGACGCGCAGGACTGGTCGATCCAGGAGATCGCACGCCACGCCGGCACCACGAGCAGAACGTTGCGTCACTATGACGACATCGATCTGCTGACGCCGTCGCGCATCGCGCACAACGGCTATCGGCACTACGACCAGGCGGCGCTCGTGCGGCTGCAGAGGATCCTGCTGCTGCGCGAGCTCGGACTCGGCCTGCCCCAGATCGCAGAGGCTCTCGAGGCCTCTGCCGACAAGGGCGCCGAAGCCGAGGCATCCGCCCTCGAATCGCACCTCGTGTACCTGCGCGAGGAGCAGAGCCGGCTGGCGCGGCAGATCGCGTCGGTCGAGAACACCATCAACGCATTGAAAGGAGGAGGAACCCTCATGGCAGAGAACATGTTCGACGGTTTCGACCACACCCAGTACAAGGAGGAGGTCGAGGACCGGTGGGGAAAGAAGGCCTACGCCGACAGCGACAGCTGGTGGCGAGGGCTGACGGAGGCAGAGCGTGCGGAATGGCAGCAGCTCGTGTCCGATCTCGGGCGCGATTGGATCGCCGCAGCGGAGAGCGGCGTCGAGCCGGGGTCCGATGAGGCGCAGGCTGTCGCGAAGCGCCATGTGGATTGGCTGACCGGGGTCCCTGGGACTCCTGCCTCCGTGCCAGGTGGTGACGTCAGGGGCTACGTGATCGGACTCGGTGAGATGTACGTCGCCGACCCGCGATTCGGCGCCAATTACGCCACGAGCGACGGCGGTACGCGCGGCGCCGAGTTCGTGCGCGACGCGCTCCGCATCTATGCGGAGGCGAACCTGTAG
- a CDS encoding nitroreductase family protein, translating into MELLDAIRRRKTTNGPFLPDPVSKEHQRILLEAAGRAPSQLNSQPWRFVVVERRETIDEIARISGESMTEAMSNGTFFERYKPYFRFSQAEMEQKRSGMLFDKLPAPLRPFTGQVFTKRGQTLMNAFGVPKTLGGENRKLVAGSPLLLGVMLDRSEYRPGQLSSFYSVFSMGAAMENIWLTTVELGMGIQFISFPMEVPGRWDEIVRLLRVPDDLELMAVYRLGYLPPDQRRPAIDWSSSQRKLPSQYVYREDCETPQVGWDGAVPKG; encoded by the coding sequence ATGGAACTGCTCGACGCCATCCGCCGCCGCAAGACCACGAACGGGCCCTTCCTGCCTGATCCCGTCTCGAAGGAGCATCAGCGGATCCTGCTGGAGGCCGCTGGCCGCGCCCCGTCGCAGTTGAACAGCCAGCCCTGGCGATTCGTCGTGGTCGAGCGTCGCGAGACGATCGATGAGATCGCGCGCATCTCGGGGGAGAGCATGACCGAGGCGATGTCCAACGGCACGTTCTTCGAGCGGTACAAGCCGTACTTCCGCTTCAGCCAGGCCGAGATGGAGCAGAAGCGCAGCGGGATGCTGTTCGACAAGCTCCCGGCGCCGCTGCGACCCTTCACCGGTCAGGTCTTCACGAAGCGAGGGCAGACGCTCATGAACGCCTTCGGCGTGCCGAAGACGCTGGGCGGGGAGAACCGCAAGCTCGTCGCCGGCTCCCCGTTGCTGCTCGGCGTGATGCTCGACCGCAGCGAGTACCGCCCCGGACAGCTGTCGTCGTTCTACTCGGTGTTCAGCATGGGTGCGGCGATGGAGAACATCTGGCTCACCACGGTGGAGCTCGGCATGGGCATCCAGTTCATCTCGTTCCCGATGGAGGTGCCCGGTCGGTGGGATGAGATCGTCCGGCTTCTGCGCGTTCCGGATGATCTGGAGCTGATGGCCGTGTACCGGCTGGGGTACCTGCCGCCCGATCAGCGGCGCCCGGCCATCGACTGGTCGAGCAGTCAGCGCAAGCTCCCGTCGCAGTACGTCTATCGCGAGGACTGCGAGACGCCGCAGGTGGGCTGGGACGGCGCGGTCCCGAAGGGCTGA
- a CDS encoding FAD-dependent oxidoreductase — MNPLWKIAPTASPGSPFEPGARHDVIIVGAGLTGLSTAVMLAREGLDVAVIDAGGVGELTTGANTGKVTLLQGQTLAKIRRSHPISLVRAYVDANRAGMQWLTAFADGAGVAYTRRTDHTYAQSPGGLDAVRAQHFAAREAGLATRLLAPADLPATPFPIVGAVALEDQVTIDPMLVTQALARELLAAGGTLHTGIRATGANGRTDSRVETAAGPLFARHIVLATGTPIIDRGLYFAKTRGLRSYCVALRVPGDALDGTFISVDDPNRSIRPVSPADGPGETAQLVVGGNGHPVGRSDGETAAIEDLVAWTRQHFPGAEETHRWSAQDYESHNLIPFVGAMPRGLGRIRFATGYAKWGLSNAPAAALRLTAEIVGTDRHDRPRWMTSIGTRLTVPADIVRGAAESGRVAAAAASGWSRAETRAVPVPRPAEGTGVVANRAGHPVAVSTVGGVTRAVSAVCTHLGGVLDWNDAECTWDCPLHASRFAPDGTRIEGPALRDLPGLPRSSGR; from the coding sequence ATGAACCCGCTGTGGAAGATCGCCCCCACCGCCTCACCCGGGTCGCCGTTCGAACCCGGCGCACGGCATGACGTGATCATCGTCGGCGCGGGACTCACCGGCCTGTCGACCGCCGTGATGCTCGCCCGCGAGGGACTCGATGTCGCAGTGATCGATGCCGGAGGGGTCGGCGAACTCACCACCGGCGCGAACACGGGCAAGGTCACGCTGCTTCAGGGCCAGACCCTCGCGAAGATCCGGCGGAGCCATCCGATCTCGCTCGTGCGGGCGTACGTCGATGCCAACCGCGCGGGCATGCAATGGCTGACTGCTTTCGCCGACGGCGCCGGCGTCGCATACACCCGGCGCACCGATCACACGTATGCGCAGAGTCCGGGTGGTCTCGATGCGGTGAGGGCCCAGCACTTCGCGGCGCGCGAGGCAGGATTGGCTACCCGGTTGCTGGCACCGGCCGATCTGCCCGCGACACCGTTCCCGATCGTCGGCGCCGTCGCGCTGGAAGATCAGGTGACGATCGACCCGATGCTCGTGACGCAGGCCCTGGCCCGAGAACTGCTGGCCGCGGGCGGAACGCTGCACACCGGCATCCGCGCCACGGGTGCCAACGGTCGCACCGATTCTCGCGTGGAGACTGCCGCCGGGCCGCTGTTCGCCCGCCACATCGTCCTGGCGACGGGGACTCCGATCATCGACAGGGGCCTCTACTTCGCGAAGACCCGCGGCCTCAGGTCGTACTGCGTCGCCTTGCGCGTCCCCGGGGACGCACTCGACGGGACCTTCATCTCCGTCGACGACCCGAACCGGTCGATCCGGCCCGTCTCGCCTGCCGATGGGCCTGGCGAGACGGCACAGCTCGTCGTCGGCGGAAACGGGCATCCGGTCGGACGATCGGACGGCGAGACAGCGGCGATCGAGGATCTCGTGGCGTGGACCAGGCAGCATTTCCCTGGTGCCGAGGAGACCCACCGGTGGTCGGCTCAGGACTATGAGTCGCACAACCTCATCCCGTTCGTCGGCGCGATGCCGAGGGGGCTCGGGCGCATCCGGTTCGCGACCGGTTATGCCAAATGGGGGCTGTCCAACGCTCCGGCCGCGGCGCTGCGACTCACCGCGGAGATCGTCGGCACCGACCGGCACGACCGCCCGCGTTGGATGACGTCGATCGGCACGCGGCTGACAGTGCCTGCCGACATCGTCCGTGGGGCGGCCGAGAGCGGAAGGGTCGCAGCCGCGGCCGCATCAGGGTGGTCGCGTGCCGAGACGCGTGCAGTGCCGGTTCCTCGACCGGCGGAGGGCACCGGGGTCGTGGCCAACCGCGCAGGCCACCCGGTCGCCGTCTCGACTGTGGGCGGGGTCACTCGCGCCGTCTCCGCGGTATGCACGCATCTGGGAGGAGTGCTCGACTGGAACGACGCCGAGTGCACGTGGGACTGTCCGCTGCACGCCTCGCGCTTCGCGCCGGACGGCACGCGCATCGAAGGTCCGGCGCTTCGCGACCTGCCGGGCCTGCCGCGCTCGAGCGGGAGGTGA
- a CDS encoding fluoride efflux transporter FluC produces MTPRRLLLVALGGTVGTALRLAVALSIPDAGGFPTATLAANLVGALLIGVLAARLPGSSDMRVFLGTGVLGGFTTYSAFAVGTLQLWAETPLLAASYAALTLVLGVAAAVLGMRVGRRREAL; encoded by the coding sequence GTGACTCCCCGCCGACTGCTGCTCGTCGCGCTCGGCGGGACGGTCGGCACTGCGCTGCGGCTTGCGGTCGCGCTCTCGATCCCGGATGCCGGGGGCTTCCCCACCGCGACCCTCGCCGCGAACCTCGTCGGCGCGCTGCTGATCGGCGTCCTCGCCGCGCGTCTGCCCGGCAGTTCTGACATGCGCGTCTTCCTCGGCACCGGCGTCCTCGGCGGCTTCACCACTTACAGTGCGTTCGCCGTCGGAACGTTGCAGCTCTGGGCGGAGACGCCGTTGCTCGCGGCGTCGTATGCGGCCCTCACCCTTGTGCTCGGCGTCGCGGCCGCCGTCCTCGGGATGCGCGTTGGCAGGCGGAGGGAGGCACTATGA
- a CDS encoding fluoride efflux transporter FluC: MTPLIFLLASVAGGLGAALRYAADVGVSRFAGRRFPWGIVIVNVTGSFVLGLVTAALPDAVIIIGAGLLGGYTTFSTAMLDTIALWKDGERPASVLHLLGTFAASVIAALAGLAIGAAF; encoded by the coding sequence ATGACTCCGCTGATCTTCCTGCTCGCATCCGTGGCCGGCGGTCTCGGAGCTGCCCTGCGCTACGCAGCGGACGTCGGCGTCAGCCGATTCGCCGGACGCCGATTCCCCTGGGGGATCGTGATCGTGAACGTCACGGGATCCTTCGTGCTCGGTCTCGTCACTGCGGCGCTGCCGGATGCCGTGATCATCATCGGCGCCGGTCTTCTCGGCGGATACACGACGTTCAGCACCGCGATGCTCGACACCATCGCCCTCTGGAAGGACGGCGAGCGACCGGCATCCGTCCTGCATCTGCTCGGTACTTTCGCGGCATCCGTCATCGCGGCACTCGCCGGGCTCGCCATCGGCGCTGCGTTCTGA
- a CDS encoding TetR/AcrR family transcriptional regulator, with translation MAEAVRRRRDPGTRRLAIVTAAAELITEVGVDAITHRMVAARADVPLGATTQYFATLDDLRDAALQLLAADVAERMAAIREVISERGATPALLAELIHTALADATAVQADRAVVTAAVHDPRLRELARRWTDELVGILAPVHGSDPARAAAVFIDGVLWHAQIHERPLDQHLIETALAGILGTAEAAASPSPASTA, from the coding sequence GTGGCTGAAGCAGTCCGCCGCAGGCGCGACCCGGGGACGCGTCGTCTGGCGATCGTCACGGCTGCGGCCGAGCTCATCACCGAGGTCGGTGTCGACGCGATCACGCATCGCATGGTCGCCGCGCGCGCTGATGTTCCGCTCGGCGCGACGACCCAGTACTTCGCAACTCTCGACGACCTTCGCGACGCCGCGCTGCAGTTGCTCGCCGCTGATGTCGCGGAGCGGATGGCGGCGATCCGTGAGGTCATCAGTGAACGTGGCGCGACGCCAGCTCTGCTGGCCGAACTGATCCACACAGCACTCGCTGACGCCACGGCCGTCCAGGCCGATCGCGCCGTCGTCACCGCGGCGGTGCATGATCCGAGGCTGCGCGAGCTTGCCCGCCGCTGGACGGACGAGCTCGTCGGAATCCTCGCTCCCGTTCACGGCTCCGACCCCGCCAGGGCAGCGGCCGTTTTCATCGACGGCGTACTCTGGCACGCACAGATCCACGAACGACCGCTCGATCAGCACCTCATCGAGACCGCGCTGGCGGGCATTCTCGGAACCGCTGAAGCCGCCGCATCCCCTTCGCCCGCGTCCACCGCCTAA
- a CDS encoding efflux RND transporter permease subunit: MSKLAILSLRNRALIALITIVAAVFGGLALTNLKQELIPSLELPSLIVMTSYPGASPEVVENDVSTPIETAIQGVPGLEATTATSSTNSSIIQATFTYGENLATAEQKMQQAINRISSQLPEDVEPQVLSVSIDDFPVIQVAVTGFEDAETAQADLENVAIPDLEDVEGVNAAQIVGGIGQRITITPDNARLAVAGVSSQAISDALQQNGTLFPGGDITQDGQTLTVQTGAKITSVDDIAALPLVGTTATIADVATVALESDPVSSISRVNGEDALSISITKLPSANTVEVSNGVLAELDELKKAFPDAEFTVVFDQAPFIVQSIETLATEGLLGLVFAVIVILVFLLSIRSTLVTAISIPTSVLITFIGLQAFGYSLNILTLGALTIAIGRVVDDSIVVIENIKRHYVGDADKGDAIRLAVREVAAAITASTITTVAVFLPIVFVGDMVGELFRPFAMTVTIAMVASLLVALTIVPVLAYWFLRPGKELRDEDGNVIDPEHQDAPPTPLQKMYRPILGWTLKHSAITVILAVVVLGGTLAAAPLMKINFLSDSGQNTMTVTQDLGPTASLETKDAAASVVEDALEGVDGIENVQVSIGSSGSSLMDAFSGGAGVTYSIMTSADVDQEQLRADVLDAVDSLEDVGDISVNASAGLGSSDIEVNVTAPSSDALADATEAVKSELEGRDGIGAITDNLAASLPYIAVVVDRQAAADNGLSEVAVGSIVSSTMRPQQAGSVELDDTALTVYIAATDPPATIDELRSLVIPSPRGIITLQDIALVEQREGPTSITTEQGRRTSTITVPPASDNLAVATASVTAALNEVDLPDGASAEVGGVASQQADSFGQLGLAMLAAILIVYVVMVATFKSLRQPLLLLVSVPFAATGAILLQIITGVPLGVASLIGVLMLIGIVVTNAIVLVDLVNQYREKGLSTRDAVMAGGEKRLRPILMTALATIFALTPMALGITGHGGFISQPLAIVVIGGLVSSTVLTLIVLPTLYNLVEGAKERRRARKGGDGEADEPVGDLDPESPNGAAHALTRRELREQHGPSAAE, encoded by the coding sequence GTGTCGAAACTCGCCATTCTCAGTCTGCGCAACCGCGCACTGATCGCTCTCATCACGATCGTAGCCGCCGTGTTCGGCGGGCTGGCGCTGACCAATCTCAAGCAGGAGCTCATCCCCTCGCTCGAGCTGCCGTCGCTCATCGTCATGACCTCATACCCCGGTGCATCGCCCGAGGTTGTGGAGAACGACGTCTCCACCCCGATCGAGACGGCGATCCAGGGCGTTCCAGGGCTCGAGGCCACGACCGCGACGAGCTCGACGAACTCCTCGATCATCCAGGCGACCTTCACGTACGGCGAGAACCTCGCCACCGCTGAGCAGAAGATGCAGCAGGCCATCAACCGCATCTCCTCGCAGCTGCCGGAAGACGTCGAACCGCAGGTGCTGTCGGTGTCGATCGACGACTTCCCGGTGATCCAGGTCGCGGTCACCGGATTCGAGGATGCCGAGACCGCGCAGGCCGATCTCGAGAACGTCGCGATCCCCGACCTGGAAGACGTCGAGGGCGTCAACGCGGCACAGATCGTCGGCGGCATCGGGCAGCGCATCACGATCACCCCCGACAACGCGAGACTCGCCGTGGCCGGTGTGAGCAGCCAGGCGATCAGTGACGCACTGCAGCAGAACGGCACGCTCTTCCCCGGCGGCGATATCACCCAGGACGGTCAGACGCTGACCGTGCAGACCGGCGCGAAGATCACGTCGGTCGATGACATCGCGGCCCTCCCTCTGGTGGGCACGACGGCGACGATCGCCGATGTCGCCACCGTCGCTCTGGAGTCGGACCCCGTCTCTTCGATCTCCCGTGTGAACGGCGAGGACGCGCTCTCGATCTCGATCACGAAGCTCCCCTCGGCGAACACGGTCGAGGTGTCCAACGGTGTGCTTGCCGAGCTCGACGAGCTGAAGAAGGCCTTCCCTGACGCGGAGTTCACGGTCGTCTTCGACCAGGCCCCCTTCATCGTGCAGTCGATCGAGACCCTCGCCACCGAGGGGCTGCTCGGACTCGTGTTCGCCGTGATCGTCATCCTCGTCTTCCTGCTGTCGATCCGCTCGACGCTGGTCACCGCGATCTCGATCCCGACCAGCGTCCTGATCACGTTCATCGGATTGCAGGCATTCGGCTACTCGCTGAACATCCTCACGCTCGGCGCGCTCACGATCGCGATCGGACGCGTCGTCGACGACTCGATCGTCGTGATCGAGAACATCAAGCGGCACTACGTGGGCGATGCGGACAAGGGCGATGCGATCCGTCTCGCCGTGCGCGAGGTCGCGGCCGCCATCACGGCGTCCACCATCACGACCGTCGCGGTATTCCTGCCCATCGTCTTCGTCGGAGACATGGTCGGCGAGCTGTTCCGGCCGTTCGCGATGACGGTGACGATCGCGATGGTCGCGTCGCTGCTCGTCGCGCTGACGATCGTTCCGGTGCTGGCGTACTGGTTCCTCCGCCCAGGAAAGGAACTGCGCGACGAGGACGGCAACGTCATCGACCCGGAACATCAGGATGCGCCGCCGACTCCATTGCAGAAGATGTACCGTCCCATCCTCGGGTGGACGCTGAAACACTCGGCGATCACGGTGATCCTCGCGGTGGTCGTGCTGGGCGGCACGCTTGCCGCTGCGCCGTTGATGAAGATCAACTTCCTCAGCGACTCCGGGCAGAACACCATGACCGTCACGCAGGACCTCGGTCCGACCGCGAGTCTCGAGACGAAGGATGCTGCGGCATCCGTCGTGGAGGACGCGCTCGAGGGGGTCGACGGGATCGAGAACGTGCAGGTCTCCATCGGGTCGAGCGGGTCATCGCTCATGGACGCGTTCTCCGGCGGCGCCGGCGTGACCTATTCGATCATGACCTCCGCGGATGTCGACCAGGAGCAGCTTCGCGCCGACGTGCTGGATGCTGTCGACTCTCTGGAGGACGTCGGCGACATCAGCGTCAACGCATCGGCGGGCCTCGGCTCGAGCGACATCGAGGTGAACGTCACGGCGCCGAGCTCCGACGCACTGGCCGACGCGACCGAGGCTGTGAAGTCAGAGCTCGAAGGACGCGACGGCATCGGGGCGATCACGGACAACCTGGCCGCGTCGCTGCCGTACATCGCCGTGGTCGTCGATCGTCAGGCGGCGGCCGACAACGGGCTCTCCGAGGTCGCGGTCGGCTCGATCGTCTCGAGCACGATGCGCCCGCAGCAGGCCGGCTCCGTCGAGCTGGATGACACGGCCCTCACCGTGTACATCGCCGCCACCGACCCGCCGGCGACGATCGACGAGCTGCGTTCGCTGGTGATCCCGAGCCCGCGTGGCATCATCACGCTGCAGGACATCGCTCTCGTCGAGCAGCGGGAGGGTCCGACCTCGATCACCACCGAGCAGGGCCGCCGCACTTCGACGATCACGGTGCCCCCGGCGTCCGACAACCTCGCGGTCGCGACAGCATCGGTCACTGCGGCTCTCAATGAGGTCGACCTGCCTGATGGCGCCAGCGCCGAGGTCGGCGGTGTCGCCTCGCAGCAGGCGGATTCGTTCGGACAGCTCGGGCTCGCGATGCTCGCGGCGATCCTGATCGTCTACGTCGTGATGGTCGCGACCTTCAAGTCGCTGCGTCAGCCGCTGCTGCTGCTGGTGTCGGTGCCGTTCGCGGCGACCGGTGCGATCCTGCTGCAGATCATCACAGGGGTGCCGCTCGGCGTCGCGTCGCTCATCGGTGTGCTGATGCTGATCGGCATCGTGGTGACGAATGCGATCGTGCTCGTCGACCTGGTGAACCAGTACCGGGAGAAGGGTCTGTCGACGCGCGATGCGGTCATGGCCGGTGGTGAGAAGCGTCTGCGCCCGATCCTCATGACGGCGCTCGCGACGATCTTCGCGCTGACGCCGATGGCGCTGGGCATCACGGGGCACGGTGGGTTCATCTCGCAGCCACTGGCGATCGTCGTGATCGGAGGGCTGGTCTCGTCGACGGTGCTGACGCTGATCGTGCTCCCGACTCTGTACAACCTCGTCGAAGGAGCGAAAGAACGGCGTCGTGCTCGCAAGGGCGGCGACGGCGAGGCTGATGAGCCCGTCGGCGACCTCGACCCCGAGTCGCCGAACGGCGCCGCCCACGCTCTCACGCGCCGTGAGCTGCGCGAACAGCATGGTCCGTCTGCGGCGGAATAA